One part of the Methanocalculus alkaliphilus genome encodes these proteins:
- the rqcH gene encoding ribosome rescue protein RqcH: MATKQGMSGLDLTALTAEMKSHLPLWIGKIYQYDTMNFGFRLNGENKARHLFFVEIGRRAHMVPRLPPAPKNPSGYSMYLRKYIEGGKVLSVTQKSIERVIILEIGKGEGILKMIIELFDEGNIILTDGNNVIQNALKRRRFREREIVSGEVYEMGGPDLAALPFDTFSETLKESDRDLVRTIATNLMFGGVMAEELCSRAGVEKEFPTKYLDDRILQSLYTAYRGILNDAASIAGPVIDGRGCWPFPLTGSPPVSGHPTFSEALSEFFPLPKIEEKETARKEVLSREERIRRQQEAAITKFEAKIAESERAAELIYEHYSDVSHLITTLAAAAEKMSWQQIAEVLKKADHPAAAMIVSVNPADASVVLDLGMKVTVSIKKSVEGNVGVYYDQMKKFRSKKEGAIRAMSRPPAPKKEAKPIQKRQKPKWYHRFRWFETSDGVLVIGGRDADQNEELVRKYMEGGDTFVHADIHGGSVVIVKGKTERMDEVTAFAASFSNFWKSGYGSGDVYAVRPDQVSKTPESGEYIAKGAFVIRGERKYYRSVPLGIAIGVVTEPTLAVIGGPENAIRERAKEMVRLTPGTFEPNDIAKKAVRILRDQISATDAKLLRSVLSTEAVAAFVPAGGSDILEEA; encoded by the coding sequence ATGGCGACAAAACAGGGGATGAGCGGACTTGATCTCACCGCATTGACCGCGGAGATGAAGAGCCATCTTCCTCTCTGGATCGGAAAGATCTATCAATATGACACCATGAACTTCGGGTTCCGGCTCAATGGCGAGAATAAGGCACGCCATCTCTTCTTCGTGGAGATCGGGAGGCGTGCCCACATGGTCCCCCGCCTCCCCCCGGCTCCGAAGAACCCATCCGGATACTCGATGTACCTCCGCAAGTATATCGAGGGGGGGAAGGTCCTCTCGGTGACGCAGAAGAGCATCGAGCGGGTGATCATCCTTGAGATCGGGAAAGGAGAAGGCATCCTGAAGATGATCATCGAGCTCTTCGATGAAGGGAACATCATCCTCACTGATGGAAATAATGTCATCCAGAATGCCCTGAAGAGGCGGCGGTTCCGCGAACGCGAGATCGTTTCCGGGGAGGTATATGAGATGGGGGGCCCGGATCTGGCCGCTCTTCCATTTGATACCTTCAGTGAGACTCTCAAAGAATCAGATCGTGATCTCGTCAGGACGATCGCCACAAACCTGATGTTCGGTGGTGTGATGGCAGAGGAGCTCTGTTCCCGCGCAGGTGTTGAGAAGGAGTTCCCGACGAAGTACCTTGACGACCGTATCCTGCAGAGCCTCTATACAGCCTACAGGGGCATCCTGAATGATGCAGCGTCCATTGCCGGGCCGGTCATCGACGGACGGGGATGCTGGCCGTTCCCCCTCACCGGATCACCCCCGGTATCCGGGCATCCGACCTTCTCCGAGGCCCTCTCGGAGTTCTTCCCGCTCCCTAAGATCGAGGAGAAGGAGACGGCCAGAAAGGAGGTCCTCTCCCGTGAGGAGCGTATCAGGCGGCAGCAGGAGGCTGCGATCACAAAGTTCGAGGCGAAGATTGCAGAGTCTGAACGGGCGGCAGAACTCATCTATGAGCATTACTCTGATGTCTCGCACCTGATCACCACCCTTGCAGCAGCTGCTGAGAAGATGTCATGGCAGCAGATTGCTGAAGTCCTGAAGAAGGCTGATCACCCGGCGGCGGCGATGATCGTCTCGGTCAATCCTGCTGATGCTTCCGTCGTCCTGGATCTCGGGATGAAGGTGACCGTCTCGATCAAAAAGAGTGTCGAAGGAAATGTCGGCGTCTACTATGATCAGATGAAGAAGTTCCGTTCCAAGAAGGAGGGAGCCATCCGGGCGATGAGCCGCCCCCCGGCCCCAAAGAAGGAGGCAAAGCCGATCCAGAAGCGGCAGAAACCCAAGTGGTATCACCGCTTCCGCTGGTTTGAGACGAGCGACGGTGTCCTCGTCATCGGGGGAAGGGATGCTGATCAGAACGAGGAGCTCGTCAGAAAGTACATGGAAGGCGGCGACACCTTCGTCCATGCGGATATTCATGGAGGAAGTGTCGTCATTGTGAAAGGCAAAACTGAACGGATGGATGAAGTGACCGCCTTTGCCGCGTCATTCTCAAACTTCTGGAAGAGCGGGTATGGGTCAGGCGATGTCTATGCCGTCCGCCCCGATCAGGTCAGCAAGACACCGGAGTCCGGCGAGTACATCGCAAAGGGAGCATTTGTGATCAGGGGAGAGCGGAAGTACTACCGCTCTGTCCCCCTTGGTATCGCAATCGGGGTCGTGACCGAACCGACCCTTGCCGTCATCGGGGGTCCTGAGAATGCCATCAGAGAAAGGGCAAAAGAGATGGTGAGGCTTACTCCGGGAACATTTGAGCCAAACGACATCGCAAAGAAGGCTGTGCGGATCCTTCGGGATCAGATCTCCGCAACCGATGCAAAGCTGCTCAGGAGTGTGCTCTCAACCGAGGCGGTCGCCGCCTTCGTTCCGGCCGGCGGATCGGATATTCTGGAAGAGGCATGA
- a CDS encoding mRNA surveillance protein pelota — protein sequence MKAVFCDLKRNVGEIKLNPESFDDLWHLSHLIEAGDRVYATTLRSVEQSSDKIRPDKIEKRPVRLGIEVERVEFVPESRRLRVAGIIRDGPDPGLHHSFNLETGYEISVIRRWRGTDLERIDRAVKASLYDAVHIIAVEEGEAEICRVRQYGPERITTITAGSGKTRGENSRQGLFKEILSFLSSVTGPIVIAGPGFIKEECVAYIRSNAPDLAPRIMVVDTQRSGYGAIQQAIGDGVLEKVAEDLQLAAEVRAVDEIFKRVARNDPVTYGIDDVTRAVSFGAVEQLIVSDTAVRTPGVARIMEEAESMQASIIVLSTEFEPGKRVEGLGGIAALLRYAID from the coding sequence ATGAAAGCGGTATTCTGTGATCTGAAACGGAACGTCGGCGAGATCAAGCTCAACCCGGAGTCTTTCGATGATCTCTGGCACCTCTCCCACCTCATCGAGGCGGGTGACCGGGTCTATGCAACAACCCTCAGATCAGTCGAGCAGTCCTCTGATAAGATCCGCCCCGACAAGATCGAGAAGCGGCCGGTCCGGCTCGGTATTGAGGTCGAGAGAGTTGAGTTCGTCCCCGAATCCAGGAGACTCCGGGTGGCGGGCATCATTCGTGACGGTCCGGATCCCGGGCTCCACCACAGCTTCAATCTCGAGACCGGATATGAGATCTCAGTCATCAGGAGGTGGAGGGGGACCGATCTCGAACGGATCGACCGTGCGGTGAAGGCATCGCTCTATGATGCCGTTCATATCATTGCAGTCGAGGAGGGGGAGGCGGAGATCTGCCGGGTTCGCCAGTACGGGCCTGAGCGGATCACCACCATCACCGCGGGGAGCGGCAAGACCCGGGGGGAGAACAGCCGGCAGGGGCTCTTCAAGGAGATCCTTTCATTCCTTTCCTCGGTGACAGGGCCTATCGTCATCGCAGGCCCCGGCTTCATCAAGGAGGAGTGTGTTGCATATATCCGATCCAATGCGCCCGACCTGGCACCGCGAATCATGGTCGTCGATACCCAGCGGAGCGGATACGGTGCAATCCAGCAGGCGATCGGCGACGGCGTCCTTGAGAAGGTGGCAGAGGATCTCCAGCTCGCCGCTGAGGTCCGGGCGGTCGATGAGATCTTCAAACGGGTTGCCCGCAATGATCCCGTCACCTATGGGATCGACGATGTGACGCGGGCTGTCTCTTTTGGAGCGGTAGAACAGCTGATCGTCTCTGATACCGCAGTCCGGACCCCCGGTGTTGCCCGTATTATGGAAGAGGCAGAGTCGATGCAGGCGTCAATCATCGTCCTCTCAACGGAATTTGAGCCGGGAAAAAGAGTTGAGGGGCTTGGCGGGATCGCCGCACTCCTCAGATATGCGATAGACTGA
- a CDS encoding metallophosphoesterase family protein gives MMKALLLADLHGTYDHLDDLLTTEPDCLFIAGDLTQFGPLEEITALIDRLDLPVLAVPGNCDPRDSLSCLDDSGAVCLHGSSISLNTVTIAGIGGSNPTPFNTAFECSEEEIDETMAAMLQRMEKNQTNILISHAPPYGALDEVSPGVHVGSTSIAKYLKAFDIVCCAHIHEQRGVVRVGETWVVNPGPASEGYGALIHIGDESGDIRIELLALSQDAAQDS, from the coding sequence ATGATGAAAGCATTGCTGCTTGCCGATCTGCACGGCACCTATGATCATCTCGATGATCTCCTCACCACCGAACCGGACTGCCTCTTTATCGCAGGCGATCTGACGCAGTTTGGACCTCTTGAGGAGATAACGGCACTCATCGACCGGCTTGACCTCCCCGTCCTTGCCGTCCCCGGCAACTGCGATCCCCGGGACTCGCTCTCCTGCCTCGACGACTCAGGGGCGGTCTGCCTCCATGGATCCTCCATCTCCCTCAATACGGTCACCATCGCAGGGATCGGGGGATCGAACCCGACACCATTCAATACCGCTTTTGAATGCTCAGAAGAGGAGATCGACGAGACGATGGCAGCGATGCTTCAGAGGATGGAGAAGAACCAGACGAATATCCTCATCTCCCATGCACCCCCCTATGGAGCGCTCGATGAGGTCTCCCCAGGTGTCCATGTCGGTTCAACGAGTATAGCGAAGTATCTCAAGGCCTTCGATATCGTCTGCTGTGCTCACATTCATGAGCAGAGAGGGGTTGTCAGGGTTGGAGAGACCTGGGTAGTGAACCCGGGCCCTGCATCCGAGGGGTATGGTGCCCTCATTCATATCGGTGATGAGAGCGGCGATATCAGGATTGAGCTGCTTGCTCTTTCTCAAGATGCAGCTCAAGATAGCTGA
- the cyaB gene encoding class IV adenylate cyclase, translated as MLEIEIKVKVNELAPIRERLVASGAELLGEGMEYDAYYQGPLRNFAETDEALRLREAGDIAVLTYKGPKVGCGTMKAREELNIRVESRETMDAILSRIGYQKTAAVQKYRESYRVGRATVTLDQVDGLGTFAEVEAAGDLTPEEAEKEIERIATEFGIIGERFCLSYLELHLEKEQAAQS; from the coding sequence ATGCTTGAGATTGAGATAAAGGTGAAGGTGAATGAGCTGGCACCGATACGTGAGCGGCTGGTTGCATCCGGGGCAGAGCTTCTGGGGGAAGGGATGGAGTATGATGCCTACTATCAGGGGCCGCTTAGGAACTTTGCAGAGACCGATGAGGCGCTCCGTCTGAGGGAGGCAGGAGATATCGCAGTCCTCACCTATAAAGGGCCGAAGGTTGGGTGCGGCACAATGAAGGCGCGTGAAGAGTTAAACATCCGGGTCGAATCCCGTGAGACGATGGATGCAATCCTCAGCAGGATAGGGTACCAGAAGACAGCGGCTGTCCAGAAGTACCGGGAGTCATACCGCGTGGGCAGGGCGACGGTGACCCTCGACCAGGTGGACGGGCTTGGCACCTTCGCAGAGGTTGAGGCGGCAGGGGACCTCACCCCGGAGGAGGCGGAAAAAGAGATAGAGAGAATTGCCACTGAATTTGGTATTATCGGGGAACGGTTCTGCCTCAGCTATCTTGAGCTGCATCTTGAGAAAGAGCAAGCAGCTCAATCCTGA
- a CDS encoding peptidylprolyl isomerase, whose amino-acid sequence MAIENGVFIRLSYTGSIEGIAFDTTREETAKESGIFNEKARYGPMVIRVGSGHVIPGLDEALTGAEPGVEQTITVAPEKGFGPHDREQVKAYPFKAFEKKPTIGTRISQDKKEGVVVDIIGQRALVDFNHPLAGKTLEYTFTVEEIVADDVEKMQGMIRLFSGRDIDLEFTDGKVTMHLPPGINYDQRWFMWRGTIVQELFKVSDSVSEIVFMETFRRPEPPAVEEPEAAEPQTEEPEV is encoded by the coding sequence ATGGCTATCGAGAATGGCGTTTTTATCCGTCTCTCATACACTGGATCCATCGAAGGAATCGCCTTTGATACGACCCGTGAAGAGACCGCAAAGGAATCAGGTATTTTCAATGAAAAAGCACGGTACGGCCCGATGGTCATCCGTGTCGGAAGCGGCCATGTCATCCCTGGTCTTGATGAGGCTCTCACTGGTGCCGAGCCTGGCGTTGAGCAGACCATCACCGTCGCCCCGGAGAAGGGTTTTGGCCCCCATGACAGGGAGCAGGTGAAGGCATATCCGTTCAAGGCATTTGAGAAGAAGCCGACGATTGGAACCAGAATCTCCCAGGATAAGAAAGAGGGTGTCGTCGTCGATATCATCGGCCAGCGGGCACTTGTTGACTTCAACCACCCGCTTGCAGGCAAGACCCTGGAATATACATTCACCGTCGAAGAGATTGTGGCTGATGATGTCGAGAAAATGCAGGGGATGATCCGGCTCTTCTCCGGTCGTGATATCGATCTCGAATTCACTGACGGCAAGGTCACCATGCATCTCCCACCGGGAATCAACTATGATCAGCGGTGGTTTATGTGGCGTGGCACCATCGTCCAGGAGCTCTTCAAGGTCAGTGATTCGGTCTCTGAGATCGTCTTTATGGAGACATTCAGACGGCCCGAGCCCCCGGCAGTTGAAGAACCGGAAGCAGCCGAACCACAGACAGAAGAACCAGAAGTCTGA
- a CDS encoding TIGR04013 family B12-binding domain/radical SAM domain-containing protein: MQVTWRDIRAARNTFAALSAACGVAGYDLIPSDSPDGDIICYSLNSINEPRLRSEIRDAPGITIVGGPHASACYCEVAEYADYVIVGEGERTLPRLLDAIITGSADKIPGVATKDGYTPVDHSVLLDAYPCFSRVKGYLEISRGCPHACAYCQTPRLFGNRMRHRSIDAIAASAARISDARFVTPNALAYGSDGRKPRLEKVEALFRRLAGNRIWFGTFPSEVRPEWVTDEALDLICTYTAGRKIHFGGQSGSDRILSLIRRGHTRSDVEEAVDRAVSHGLLPVVDMIVGFPGESEEDLGMTIDLIRQITRYGKVHLHYFMPLPGTPLGGSTPQPLPPSAEKIFGSLALGGRLTGYWTDPGRRFLNASGDTEDI; the protein is encoded by the coding sequence ATGCAGGTCACCTGGCGGGATATCAGGGCTGCACGGAACACCTTTGCGGCCCTCTCTGCCGCATGCGGGGTGGCAGGGTACGATCTCATCCCATCCGACTCGCCGGACGGGGATATCATCTGCTACAGCCTAAACAGCATCAATGAACCCCGTCTCAGATCCGAGATCCGGGATGCACCCGGTATCACCATCGTCGGGGGTCCTCATGCGTCTGCCTGCTACTGCGAGGTGGCAGAGTATGCAGATTATGTCATCGTCGGGGAGGGTGAGCGTACCCTCCCCCGCCTCCTTGATGCCATCATAACCGGCTCAGCCGACAAAATACCGGGTGTTGCGACAAAGGACGGCTATACCCCTGTTGATCATTCCGTCCTTCTTGATGCATATCCATGCTTCTCACGGGTCAAAGGATATCTTGAGATCTCACGGGGGTGCCCGCATGCCTGCGCATACTGCCAGACACCCCGGCTCTTCGGCAACCGGATGCGGCATCGGAGTATCGATGCGATCGCGGCATCGGCAGCCCGTATCTCTGATGCGAGGTTCGTCACCCCGAATGCTCTTGCCTATGGATCAGACGGACGGAAACCCCGGCTTGAAAAGGTCGAGGCGCTCTTCCGCCGCCTTGCAGGGAACCGGATCTGGTTTGGCACATTTCCTTCCGAGGTCCGGCCCGAGTGGGTGACTGATGAGGCACTCGATCTCATCTGCACGTACACCGCAGGACGGAAGATTCATTTCGGTGGGCAGTCCGGGAGTGATCGGATCCTCTCCCTGATCAGGCGCGGCCATACCAGATCCGATGTGGAAGAGGCCGTCGATCGGGCGGTCTCCCATGGCCTCCTCCCCGTCGTCGATATGATCGTCGGCTTCCCGGGAGAGTCTGAGGAGGATCTCGGGATGACCATCGATCTCATCCGGCAGATCACACGATATGGAAAGGTGCATCTTCACTACTTCATGCCGCTCCCCGGCACTCCGCTTGGCGGATCCACACCACAACCCCTCCCCCCGTCTGCGGAGAAGATCTTTGGATCCCTTGCCCTGGGCGGACGGCTCACCGGGTACTGGACCGATCCCGGACGAAGGTTTTTGAATGCGTCAGGAGATACAGAAGATATATGA
- a CDS encoding DUF126 domain-containing protein, producing the protein MKARSIAKGTGSGRLLVSEAPISFLSGVDPASGIIIEEGHPLKGVCIRDTVLAFPFGKGSTVGSYIIYALKRNNVAPAALINAEAEVIIAVGAIMAGIPMVDNLEGGFSQLRTGVHATVDGDAGELRLEEPADS; encoded by the coding sequence ATCAAGGCAAGATCAATCGCAAAAGGAACCGGAAGCGGCAGGCTTCTCGTCTCGGAAGCCCCCATCTCATTCCTCTCCGGTGTGGATCCGGCAAGCGGCATCATCATTGAGGAGGGCCACCCCCTGAAGGGGGTCTGTATCAGGGACACCGTCCTCGCCTTTCCTTTCGGGAAGGGATCGACGGTCGGGTCATACATCATCTATGCCCTGAAGAGGAACAATGTCGCCCCCGCCGCACTCATCAACGCCGAGGCAGAGGTGATCATCGCTGTCGGAGCGATCATGGCCGGAATCCCGATGGTCGACAACCTGGAGGGGGGCTTCTCACAGCTCCGGACCGGCGTCCACGCAACCGTCGATGGGGATGCAGGGGAACTCCGGCTTGAAGAACCGGCTGATTCGTGA